The proteins below are encoded in one region of Bdellovibrio bacteriovorus:
- a CDS encoding helix-turn-helix transcriptional regulator: MGKDLGEFRTYIQSHFEKWGFTKAESEIGILILRGLSLREIATQRGTSETTTRQQALSLYKKASVDGRHQLSAFFLEQLLGSGGIKPSGRNG, translated from the coding sequence ATGGGAAAAGATCTCGGTGAATTCCGAACTTATATTCAAAGTCATTTCGAAAAATGGGGATTCACGAAAGCTGAATCCGAGATCGGCATCCTAATTCTTCGTGGACTGAGTCTTCGTGAAATCGCCACCCAGCGTGGCACTTCAGAGACGACGACACGTCAACAAGCTCTCAGTCTTTACAAAAAAGCATCGGTCGATGGTCGCCATCAACTTTCCGCATTCTTTTTGGAACAATTGTTAGGTTCGGGTGGGATTAAGCCTTCCGGTCGAAACGGCTGA